TGGCCAGGACTTCGTGGCAGAAGGCCGGCAGGTCGACGCAGGTCGGTTGCAACTGGGGTGGCTGGGTAAGGTCGAGCAGCCGCCGCAACAGGGCGTCCAGGCGGGTGATCTGCTGGAGGATGGCATCCAGGGCGCGCTGCTGGCGCACGCCATCGCCGGCCAGGGCGTTCTCGGCCTTGAGGCGCATGGCGGCCAGGGGATTGCGGATCTCGTGGGCGACCCCCGCGGCGACCCGGCCAAGCGCGGCCAGGCGTTCGCTGGCATGCACCTGGGTGGTCAGGCGCTGGGCTTCTTCGCGGGCCAGGGCCAGGCGCTGGCCCGCCTGGTTGAGCGCCGCCAGTACCCGGTCCAATTCCCGTTCGCCGGTCAGGGCAAGGGTGGGCAGGTCTTGGCTACCAGTGGCGCCGAGATCCCGTTCGACCCGGGTGACATGGCGCGACCATTGCCAGGTGAGCCGGCCGAGCAGCAGGGTGGTGGCGAGCATGGCCAGCAGCAACAGGCCCAGGCCCAGTTGCAGTTGGCGCTGGCCGCGGCTGTCGGCAAAGGTCAGGCGGGTCAGGGTCCAGGCGGCGAGATCGGGAATGGGGCCGGACAGCGGGCAGGCGGCGACCAGCACGGTGGACCCGTCGACGCTGAAGGACTCGCTCAGGCTGCGCGCCTCGGCCAGGGTCGTGGCGGCGAGGTCGGCCAGGTGCTGGCGCTCGGTGGCGGTCAGGCTGAAGGGGCTGGCATCGGCCAGCAGGCCAGCCTGTTCCTGCCAGAGGCCACCGGCCATGCCGCGATAGCGCAACAGGCCGACGCTGGCCACGCCGGTGAGGCCCTGGCGCAGCGCCGGATCGGCCAGGCCGGCGGTAGGACCGGACCAGCCGTTGCTGTAGAAGCGGTAGCTACCGGCGATGGTCTGGCAGGCCTGTTCGGCTTCCGCGGTGGCCTGGCCGAGCAGGGCGGTTTCCGACTGGCGCAAGAGCAGGATCATCAGCCAGCCGACG
The window above is part of the Pseudomonas oryzihabitans genome. Proteins encoded here:
- a CDS encoding sensor histidine kinase encodes the protein MFGSLRSRLLAVLLLLGGMAIGVGWLMILLLRQSETALLGQATAEAEQACQTIAGSYRFYSNGWSGPTAGLADPALRQGLTGVASVGLLRYRGMAGGLWQEQAGLLADASPFSLTATERQHLADLAATTLAEARSLSESFSVDGSTVLVAACPLSGPIPDLAAWTLTRLTFADSRGQRQLQLGLGLLLLAMLATTLLLGRLTWQWSRHVTRVERDLGATGSQDLPTLALTGERELDRVLAALNQAGQRLALAREEAQRLTTQVHASERLAALGRVAAGVAHEIRNPLAAMRLKAENALAGDGVRQQRALDAILQQITRLDALLRRLLDLTQPPQLQPTCVDLPAFCHEVLARHEEQAQARGIRLTAQIAVEQGRFDRDALGRALDNLLLNALQAAPTGSEIRLDVSQGGDWLVLAVEDDGQGPPAELRGQLFEPFVTGRPEGTGLGLALVRETARAHGGEARLVETSPPTRFEILLPCLPC